From the genome of Bradyrhizobium elkanii USDA 76, one region includes:
- a CDS encoding inner membrane-spanning protein YciB: protein MKHFLTAARLLALDLASTLVFLVLFLLTHNTALAVGLGVAFGVVQIGVQMVRGKRIDTMEWLSLFLVVAAGTATLLTHDPRFVLFKPSVIYAIVGIVMLKPCWLNRYLPEIAQKVVPDVAVRVGYAWVALMFVSAGVNAFVALTCEITTWAVVMPIFGIVSKIVVFLGGFAALRLTARRRIRAMPEAQREAVLALEGAAAPAAP, encoded by the coding sequence ATGAAGCACTTCCTCACCGCGGCAAGGCTGTTGGCCCTCGATCTCGCCTCGACGCTTGTCTTTCTGGTGCTGTTCCTGCTGACGCACAACACCGCGCTTGCGGTCGGCCTCGGCGTCGCATTCGGCGTCGTGCAGATCGGCGTCCAGATGGTGCGCGGCAAGCGGATCGACACCATGGAGTGGCTCAGCCTGTTCCTGGTCGTCGCCGCCGGCACCGCCACGTTGCTGACCCATGACCCGCGCTTCGTGCTGTTCAAGCCGAGCGTGATCTACGCCATCGTCGGCATCGTGATGCTCAAACCCTGCTGGCTCAACCGCTACCTGCCCGAGATCGCGCAGAAAGTCGTGCCCGATGTCGCAGTCAGGGTCGGCTATGCCTGGGTCGCCCTGATGTTCGTCTCCGCCGGTGTGAACGCCTTCGTCGCGCTGACCTGCGAGATCACGACATGGGCTGTCGTGATGCCTATCTTCGGCATCGTGAGCAAGATCGTGGTGTTCCTCGGCGGCTTTGCCGCGCTCCGCCTCACCGCGAGGCGCCGCATCCGCGCCATGCCGGAGGCCCAGCGCGAGGCCGTGCTCGCGCTCGAAGGGGCAGCGGCGCCCGCGGCGCCGTAA
- a CDS encoding autotransporter domain-containing protein — translation MKSEFLSRASRLALAISATSLGFSSPALAASFSTPPNSTTAQTVSNNDTGAVAAGSSLSVTGTAITWITGLSSPGVVITNNGTISATSRGIDTSSSAISGNLTLINNAGAVFAASNDAFRINGGLSSGSVTVDNAGTVQSTGNGRVFDFVNATSNTTVFSITNQSGGTIRSSGSDVMRIGGGTTTITNSGLIDATNTAGSRAIRATTNLNNVISLSVVNNAGATIQSADDAIQINGASGSNSTTAARFSVDNAGTIKSATGQAIDFDNLTSTAASLHITNRATGLITAANADAIRPGENFTIDNYGQIIANGTIDPATGRPSADAIDLQGGHNGTVNNYAGGLISGAKNGTAGDAGTITVNNFAGATIIGRNGAGVGGGNAIVTNYGTITGAIDGVSTRSDGDGIDIDNVLTLTNYGIVQGTGATGADDGGRFNNSEGLAIGGGTIRNYGTISGAAAGIVVNNDSNPDHSRSGSVALDLINYAGATIVGNNSYAIRSENKTGNAAVDNDRIVNYGTIIGNGTIPDPNGVTLLQNGTPDTGSVGTLNGVTYTGTGSTRFIRGDGAAIQTGEGADVLSNYGTIIGNTGRAISMEGGDDTLNLYGGSTITGRIDGGVGADTLNLFGPGTGTLSNVINFEVLNVQGGVWTVTDAQSYQNGATIGSGATLLVNGSLGNAVTVNAGGTLGGNGSVGNVLVDGGTLSPGNSIGTLTVQGSLTFTTASTYLVEVSAAASDRTNVTGAATLGGAAVNASFTGTTFQKQYTILNAAGGVSGSFAGPVNSNLPSNLISSLSYDANNVYLNLALNFAATGKLSGNQAAVGNAITNSFNSTGSVTAAFGVLTPAGLTQASGELGTGSQQTTFDAMNMFLGVMTDSFTEGRGGMSANGGASQFAGDTMSYASTGMSRAKAARDAYAAIYRKAPPQQTFEQRWSVWAAGFGGGQSTDGGTAVGSNSTTSRIFGVAVGADYRISPDTIAGLALAGGGTNFTVANALGGGRSDLFQTGAFIRHGFGPAYLLGALAYGWQDVTTDRTVTIAGIDRLRAQFNANALSGRIEGGYRFITPWSLALTPYAAGQFTTYDLPSYAELVLSGSSAFAVAYGAKTVTATRSELGVRSDRSIALQDGILSLRGRLAWAHDYNTDRSVAATFQTLPGASFVVNGAAPASDAVLTTASAAMNWTSGWSAALTFEGEFSDVTSSYGGKGVVRYTW, via the coding sequence GTGAAATCTGAGTTTCTGAGCCGCGCAAGCCGGCTTGCGCTGGCTATTTCTGCGACTTCGTTGGGGTTCTCCTCTCCGGCACTGGCCGCAAGCTTCAGCACTCCTCCGAACAGCACGACGGCGCAGACCGTCTCTAATAATGACACCGGCGCGGTCGCCGCCGGCAGCAGCCTGTCGGTGACGGGCACCGCGATCACCTGGATCACCGGCCTGTCGTCGCCCGGCGTCGTCATCACCAACAATGGCACCATCTCGGCGACCTCGCGCGGCATCGACACCTCGAGCAGCGCCATCAGCGGCAATCTCACGCTGATCAACAATGCCGGCGCGGTCTTCGCCGCGTCCAACGATGCATTCCGGATCAATGGCGGCCTGAGCAGCGGGTCGGTCACCGTCGACAATGCCGGCACCGTCCAGTCGACGGGCAACGGCCGCGTCTTCGACTTCGTCAACGCGACGTCGAACACCACCGTGTTCTCGATCACCAACCAGAGCGGCGGCACCATCAGGTCATCAGGCAGCGACGTGATGCGGATCGGCGGCGGAACCACCACGATTACCAATTCCGGCCTGATCGACGCGACCAATACGGCCGGGTCTCGCGCGATCCGCGCCACCACCAATCTCAACAACGTGATCTCGCTGTCGGTCGTCAACAATGCGGGCGCGACGATCCAGTCGGCGGACGACGCCATCCAGATCAACGGCGCGTCGGGCAGCAACAGCACGACGGCGGCCAGGTTCTCGGTCGACAATGCCGGCACCATCAAATCGGCGACCGGCCAGGCGATCGACTTCGACAATCTCACCTCGACCGCCGCGAGCCTTCACATCACCAACCGTGCGACCGGCCTGATCACCGCGGCCAATGCGGATGCGATCCGTCCGGGCGAGAACTTCACGATCGACAATTACGGCCAGATCATCGCCAATGGCACGATCGATCCGGCAACCGGCCGGCCCAGCGCCGATGCGATCGATCTTCAGGGCGGCCACAACGGCACCGTCAACAACTATGCCGGCGGCCTGATCTCGGGTGCCAAGAACGGCACCGCGGGCGACGCCGGCACCATCACGGTCAACAATTTTGCCGGCGCAACCATCATCGGCCGCAACGGTGCGGGCGTCGGCGGCGGCAACGCCATTGTCACCAATTACGGCACCATCACCGGGGCGATCGACGGCGTGTCGACGCGCAGCGATGGCGACGGCATTGATATCGACAATGTCCTGACGCTGACCAATTACGGCATCGTGCAGGGCACCGGCGCGACCGGCGCCGACGACGGCGGCCGCTTCAACAACAGCGAAGGCCTTGCGATCGGCGGCGGCACCATCCGCAACTACGGCACCATCAGCGGCGCCGCGGCGGGCATCGTCGTCAACAACGATTCAAATCCGGACCATTCGCGCAGCGGATCGGTGGCGCTCGACCTGATCAACTATGCCGGCGCCACCATCGTCGGCAACAACAGCTATGCGATCCGCTCCGAGAACAAGACCGGCAATGCCGCCGTCGACAACGACAGGATCGTCAACTACGGCACCATCATCGGCAACGGCACGATTCCCGATCCCAATGGCGTTACGCTGCTGCAGAACGGCACGCCCGATACCGGCTCGGTCGGTACGCTGAACGGCGTGACCTATACCGGTACCGGCTCGACCCGCTTCATCCGCGGCGACGGCGCAGCGATCCAGACCGGCGAGGGCGCCGACGTGCTGTCGAACTACGGCACCATCATCGGCAATACCGGCCGCGCGATCAGCATGGAAGGCGGCGACGACACGCTCAATCTCTATGGCGGCTCGACCATCACCGGGCGGATTGATGGTGGGGTCGGCGCCGATACGCTCAATCTGTTCGGTCCGGGCACGGGCACGCTCTCGAACGTGATCAATTTCGAGGTGCTCAACGTGCAGGGCGGCGTCTGGACCGTGACCGACGCGCAGAGCTACCAGAACGGCGCCACCATCGGTTCTGGCGCGACGCTGCTGGTCAATGGCTCGCTTGGCAATGCCGTGACCGTCAATGCCGGCGGCACGCTCGGCGGCAATGGCAGCGTCGGCAATGTCCTGGTCGATGGCGGCACGCTGTCACCGGGCAATTCGATCGGGACGCTCACGGTGCAGGGCAGCCTGACCTTCACCACCGCATCCACCTATCTGGTCGAAGTGTCGGCCGCGGCGTCCGATCGCACCAACGTGACAGGCGCGGCAACGCTCGGCGGCGCCGCGGTCAACGCGTCCTTCACCGGCACCACGTTCCAGAAGCAGTACACCATCCTCAACGCGGCCGGCGGTGTCAGCGGCAGCTTTGCCGGGCCGGTCAACAGCAATTTGCCATCGAACCTCATCTCCAGCCTGAGCTATGACGCCAACAACGTCTATCTCAATTTGGCGCTGAATTTTGCCGCAACCGGAAAGCTCAGCGGCAATCAGGCCGCGGTCGGCAATGCGATCACCAACTCGTTCAACAGCACCGGCAGCGTTACCGCCGCATTCGGCGTGCTGACTCCGGCCGGGCTGACGCAGGCGTCGGGCGAACTCGGCACCGGCTCGCAGCAGACCACCTTCGATGCCATGAACATGTTCCTCGGCGTCATGACGGATTCCTTCACCGAAGGGCGCGGCGGCATGTCTGCAAATGGCGGCGCGTCGCAATTCGCCGGCGACACCATGAGCTACGCATCGACCGGGATGTCGCGTGCGAAGGCCGCGCGCGATGCCTATGCCGCGATCTATCGCAAGGCGCCGCCGCAACAGACGTTCGAGCAGCGCTGGAGCGTCTGGGCGGCGGGTTTCGGCGGCGGGCAGAGCACCGATGGCGGCACCGCCGTCGGATCGAATTCGACGACGAGCCGCATTTTCGGTGTCGCCGTCGGCGCCGACTACCGGATCTCGCCCGACACGATCGCGGGCCTTGCGCTCGCCGGCGGCGGTACCAATTTCACCGTGGCCAATGCACTCGGCGGCGGACGCTCCGACCTGTTCCAGACCGGCGCCTTCATCCGTCATGGATTCGGGCCGGCCTATCTGTTGGGCGCGCTGGCCTATGGCTGGCAGGACGTCACCACCGATCGCACCGTGACGATCGCCGGCATCGACCGGCTGCGCGCGCAGTTCAACGCCAATGCGCTCTCTGGCCGGATCGAAGGCGGCTATCGCTTCATCACGCCGTGGTCGCTGGCGTTGACGCCCTATGCCGCCGGACAGTTCACGACCTACGATCTGCCGTCCTATGCCGAGCTGGTGCTGTCGGGATCGAGCGCGTTCGCGGTGGCCTATGGCGCCAAGACCGTTACCGCCACGCGCAGCGAACTCGGCGTCCGCAGCGATCGCTCGATCGCGTTGCAGGATGGCATTCTCAGCCTGCGCGGCCGCCTTGCCTGGGCGCACGACTACAACACCGATCGCAGCGTTGCCGCGACATTCCAGACGCTGCCGGGCGCGTCCTTCGTGGTCAACGGCGCGGCGCCGGCGAGCGATGCGGTGCTCACCACCGCGAGCGCGGCGATGAACTGGACCAGCGGCTGGTCGGCGGCGCTCACCTTCGAAGGCGAGTTCTCCGATGTCACGTCGTCCTATGGCGGCAAGGGTGTCGTTCGCTACACGTGGTGA
- a CDS encoding extensin family protein yields MTRGVRLYLVGSLVLVSLAGCGRGLFQTAEREPWRAEAEAACLKSGAVKESADLVRIDPISGPGVCGAEFPLKVAALGEASSAYGFADDSLRPPASVGNQPRWPINRQPSPPPAQAPYSNQAVGQPSYGNEPSYGNRQNGPVSLSAPGVPPQQDEIDLPPDGSPDARGERPYYPGLPSNPQRDSAAAPYSPAPYSQQPPGAPPPPRLGPSSGNAVVTVGPVAVKPAATLACPIVSVLERWLADSVQPAAQRWFGARVVEIKQISAYSCRGMNGNSHAHISEHAFGNALDIAAFTLADGRRITVKDGWKGLPEEQGFLRDVQAAACQQFTTVLAPGSNVYHYDHIHVDLMRRASRRLICQPAAVSGEEVAARAGGRNPYATREPYVTGSLGGRKPAPRGKAGVNEEDEFADE; encoded by the coding sequence ATGACGCGTGGAGTTCGTTTGTATCTCGTCGGCTCCCTTGTCCTTGTGTCGCTTGCTGGTTGCGGTCGCGGTCTGTTTCAGACTGCCGAGCGCGAACCGTGGCGGGCCGAGGCCGAGGCCGCATGCCTGAAGTCGGGCGCGGTCAAGGAGAGCGCCGATCTCGTCCGCATTGATCCGATCTCCGGTCCCGGCGTCTGCGGCGCCGAGTTCCCGCTCAAGGTCGCCGCGCTCGGTGAAGCCAGTTCAGCTTACGGATTTGCCGACGACAGCCTGCGTCCGCCGGCATCAGTCGGCAACCAGCCGCGCTGGCCGATCAACCGCCAGCCGTCTCCGCCGCCCGCGCAGGCGCCGTATTCCAATCAGGCCGTCGGCCAGCCGAGCTATGGCAATGAGCCGAGCTATGGCAACCGTCAGAATGGGCCGGTCTCGCTGTCGGCGCCCGGCGTTCCGCCGCAGCAGGACGAGATCGATTTGCCGCCGGATGGCTCGCCCGACGCCAGGGGCGAGCGACCTTATTATCCGGGCCTGCCCTCCAATCCGCAGCGCGACAGCGCGGCCGCGCCCTATTCACCGGCACCGTATTCCCAGCAGCCGCCCGGCGCGCCACCGCCGCCGCGGCTCGGTCCCTCGAGCGGCAATGCGGTGGTGACGGTCGGCCCGGTCGCAGTGAAGCCGGCGGCAACGCTGGCGTGCCCGATCGTCTCGGTGCTCGAGCGCTGGCTCGCCGATTCCGTGCAGCCTGCGGCGCAGCGCTGGTTCGGCGCGCGTGTCGTCGAGATCAAGCAGATCTCGGCCTATTCCTGCCGCGGCATGAACGGCAATTCGCACGCGCATATTTCCGAGCACGCCTTCGGCAATGCGCTCGACATCGCAGCCTTTACGCTGGCTGACGGTCGCCGCATCACCGTGAAGGATGGCTGGAAGGGCCTGCCGGAAGAGCAGGGCTTTCTGCGCGATGTCCAGGCCGCCGCCTGCCAGCAATTCACCACGGTGCTGGCGCCGGGGTCCAACGTCTATCACTACGACCACATCCATGTGGATCTGATGCGCCGGGCCAGCCGGCGCCTGATCTGCCAGCCCGCCGCCGTCTCGGGCGAGGAGGTCGCGGCGCGTGCCGGCGGCCGTAACCCCTATGCAACGCGCGAACCTTATGTCACAGGATCGCTCGGCGGCAGAAAGCCGGCCCCGCGGGGTAAGGCGGGGGTCAACGAAGAAGACGAATTCGCCGACGAATAG
- a CDS encoding response regulator, with amino-acid sequence MQDAPIILVIEDDRDLQMMVEDALRDGGYEPAIAGSGEEALTLLKAFRTKYSALVTDIRLLGRLDGWRVARGAREIDPSFPVLYITGGGGDEWPTRGVPDSVLLNKPFSPDELVAAVAKLLENAA; translated from the coding sequence TTGCAAGACGCGCCGATCATTCTCGTCATCGAAGACGATCGTGATCTTCAGATGATGGTGGAGGACGCCCTGAGAGACGGCGGCTATGAGCCGGCGATCGCAGGTTCGGGCGAGGAAGCCCTGACGCTGCTGAAGGCGTTCCGCACCAAATACAGTGCACTGGTCACCGACATTCGCCTGCTCGGCCGGCTCGACGGCTGGCGTGTGGCGCGCGGCGCGCGCGAGATCGATCCGTCATTCCCGGTGCTCTACATCACCGGCGGCGGCGGCGACGAGTGGCCGACCAGGGGCGTGCCGGACAGCGTGCTGCTGAACAAGCCGTTCTCGCCCGATGAACTGGTTGCGGCCGTGGCGAAGCTGCTCGAGAATGCCGCGTAG
- a CDS encoding ABC transporter permease, translating into MNDFAQSITAAASLIAGRDPVLLGIVALSLRVSLLASLLALLIGAPIGGWLAISRFRGRQVVIVLANACLGLPPVVVGLGLYLLLSRSGPLGFAGLLFTPTAMVVAQVILATPIVVALVHRPVALLWAEYADLIRTDGLSRLRSLALVFSLGRASLLTAFLAAFGRAIAEVGAIIIVGGNISGYTRTMTTAIALETSKGELALGLGLGVILLALSVSVSTIAFLLVRGVGEK; encoded by the coding sequence ATGAATGACTTCGCACAGTCGATCACGGCGGCAGCTTCCCTGATAGCCGGTCGCGATCCGGTCCTGCTCGGGATCGTCGCATTGTCGTTGCGTGTCAGCCTGCTGGCGAGCCTGCTCGCGCTGTTGATCGGCGCGCCGATCGGCGGCTGGCTTGCGATATCGAGGTTTCGCGGACGGCAGGTGGTGATCGTGCTCGCCAATGCCTGTCTCGGCCTGCCGCCGGTCGTGGTCGGCCTCGGGCTTTATCTCCTGCTGTCGCGATCCGGACCGTTGGGCTTCGCCGGGCTGTTGTTCACGCCGACGGCGATGGTGGTGGCGCAGGTCATCCTGGCGACGCCGATCGTGGTTGCGCTGGTGCATCGTCCGGTCGCGCTGCTGTGGGCGGAATATGCCGACCTGATCCGCACCGACGGCCTGTCCCGCCTGCGCAGCCTTGCGCTGGTGTTCTCGCTCGGCCGCGCCTCGCTGCTCACCGCGTTCCTCGCCGCGTTCGGCCGCGCCATCGCGGAGGTCGGCGCCATCATCATCGTGGGCGGCAATATCAGCGGCTATACGCGAACGATGACGACCGCGATCGCGCTCGAGACCAGCAAGGGCGAGCTGGCGCTCGGCCTCGGGCTCGGCGTCATCCTGCTTGCGCTGAGCGTCAGCGTCAGCACGATCGCGTTTCTGCTAGTGCGCGGCGTTGGGGAAAAATAG
- a CDS encoding extracellular solute-binding protein: MASFVRNLLIAAALLFAGPTLAQTRSIIVASTTSTEQSGLFGYLLPRFSEASGIAVKVVAVGTGQALDIGRRGDADVVFVHDRVAEEKFLAEGFATRRYDVMYNDFVIVGPKAADPAHIAGDKDVADALRKIAATKSAFISRGDHSGTHEAELRLWKAAGVNLGSAKGQWYREIGQGMGPALNMASASNAYVLSDRGTWLSFKNRGELAVLTEGDRRLFNQYGVMLVNPAKHPTVKAADGQAFIDWLISQAGQSAIAGYKVGGEQLFFPNAAH; encoded by the coding sequence ATGGCATCGTTCGTTCGAAACCTCCTGATCGCCGCCGCGCTGTTGTTCGCCGGCCCGACGCTCGCGCAGACCCGGTCCATCATCGTGGCCTCGACGACATCGACCGAGCAGTCCGGCCTGTTCGGCTATCTGCTGCCGCGCTTCTCGGAGGCCTCGGGCATTGCCGTGAAGGTGGTCGCGGTCGGCACCGGACAGGCGCTCGACATCGGACGGCGCGGCGATGCCGATGTCGTGTTCGTGCATGATCGTGTGGCCGAAGAGAAGTTCCTGGCCGAGGGCTTTGCGACCAGGCGATATGACGTGATGTACAACGACTTCGTCATCGTCGGCCCGAAGGCGGCCGATCCGGCGCATATCGCCGGCGACAAGGACGTCGCGGACGCCCTGCGTAAGATCGCCGCGACCAAATCGGCCTTCATCTCGCGCGGCGACCACTCCGGCACGCACGAGGCCGAGCTGCGGCTCTGGAAAGCGGCCGGCGTCAATCTCGGCTCAGCGAAGGGCCAGTGGTATCGCGAGATCGGCCAGGGCATGGGTCCGGCGCTCAACATGGCATCCGCGTCGAATGCCTATGTGCTGTCCGACCGCGGCACCTGGCTGTCGTTCAAGAACCGCGGCGAACTCGCCGTGCTGACCGAAGGCGACCGGCGGCTGTTCAACCAGTACGGCGTGATGCTGGTCAATCCGGCGAAGCATCCGACGGTGAAGGCCGCGGACGGCCAGGCCTTCATCGACTGGCTGATCTCGCAGGCCGGGCAGTCGGCCATCGCCGGCTACAAGGTCGGCGGCGAGCAGCTATTTTTCCCCAACGCCGCGCACTAG
- a CDS encoding SDR family oxidoreductase, whose amino-acid sequence MAAEKVALVTAGGSGMGAAAARRLAADGFRVAILSSSGKGEALAKELGGLGFTGSNRSNDDLKRAVDGVVARWGRIDALVNSAGHGPRAGVLELTDEQWHTGLDVYLMNVIRPTRLVAPHMQAQKSGAIVNISTAWAFEPSAMFPTSAVFRAGLAAFTKLFTDSYAASNVRMNNVLPGWIDSLPATDERRDSVPMKRYGKAEEIAATISFLVSDGAGYITGQNIRVDGGLMRSI is encoded by the coding sequence ATGGCAGCAGAGAAGGTCGCGCTAGTTACCGCGGGCGGCAGCGGCATGGGAGCGGCGGCGGCGCGGCGCCTCGCGGCCGATGGTTTCCGCGTTGCGATCCTGTCGTCGTCGGGCAAGGGCGAGGCGCTGGCGAAGGAGCTCGGCGGCCTCGGCTTCACTGGTTCGAACCGTTCCAACGATGATCTGAAGCGCGCCGTCGACGGCGTGGTGGCGCGCTGGGGCCGCATCGATGCGTTGGTCAACAGCGCCGGCCACGGCCCGCGCGCGGGTGTGCTCGAACTGACCGACGAGCAGTGGCACACCGGTCTCGACGTCTATCTGATGAACGTGATCCGCCCGACGCGTCTCGTCGCGCCTCACATGCAGGCGCAGAAGTCGGGGGCGATCGTCAACATCTCCACCGCCTGGGCGTTCGAGCCGAGCGCGATGTTTCCGACCTCGGCGGTGTTCCGCGCCGGGCTCGCCGCGTTCACAAAACTGTTCACCGACAGCTACGCCGCCAGCAATGTGCGCATGAACAACGTGCTGCCGGGCTGGATCGACAGCCTGCCGGCAACCGACGAGCGGCGCGACAGCGTGCCGATGAAGCGCTATGGCAAGGCGGAAGAGATCGCCGCAACCATCAGCTTCCTCGTCTCCGACGGAGCGGGCTACATCACCGGCCAGAACATCCGCGTCGACGGCGGTTTGATGCGGTCGATTTGA
- a CDS encoding flavin-containing monooxygenase: MPDAAVAARASDSTQSGTTQQVDVAVVGAGFAGLYLLHRLRKAGFSAVALEEGADVGGTWYWNRYPGARCDIQTIDYSYTFDPELDQAWTWSEKYATQPEILRYLGFVADRYDLRRDIRFGTKVTQATWNDATGRWQIATNNGANVSCRYYIMATGCLSSPKPPEIDGVKDFKGEIYFTGRWPHQGVDLKGKRVAVIGTGSSGIQSIPLIAEQAAQLTVFQRTPNFALPAGNGPAPEDRKTYFESDRAAYREQARWSMAGVPYPQQTVVSWQLSDAERRERFEKAWAAGDLVHILTQLWADQAVDVDGNRLVADLIREKIGAVVKDPETAAALAPHDHPFGAKRPCLDTNYYATYNRPNVTLVNLRQEPIKAITASGISTDKRSFDVDVIVFATGFDAMTGAIMAVHPISGRGGKSLSDVWAHGPQTYLGVTVAGFPNLFMITGPGSPSVLSNMAVSIEQHVDWVVERIAALRDAGFTTMEATETAQAGWERHMADCATLTLHRLANTWYTGANVPGKPQGVMPYTGGVGPYRSICNEVVGRGMLGFKLSGPGVAEQCNDGEVVRLQPDVRLVLNLLGEMNLPPLETMGAQGTRDFLTEFNKGRPAGRPVGEVGSGMLQGADGPLPYKLYRPATPGPHPIAVYFHGGGWVLGDEMSDDPFCRDLCRRTGMIIVSVGYRHAPEHRFPAAAEDGYAAARWIAAHTAELGGRAGPLLVAGWSAGGNIAAVTCQLARDRGGPEIAGQLLICPVTDSTFDRPSYVDNATGYFLTRGLMYWFWDLYCSPADRTDPRVAPLRGKLEGLPPAFIATSEFDPLRDEGIAYGDALAKAGVKVEQLKAQGHFHSSFVMVDVIITGVSGRVKMAKALRRFAGLPEEIEQDNVATPEVNAAAN, from the coding sequence ATGCCAGACGCAGCAGTTGCAGCACGCGCTTCAGACTCCACGCAGAGCGGAACCACGCAGCAGGTCGACGTTGCGGTGGTCGGCGCCGGCTTCGCCGGACTTTACCTGCTGCATCGGTTGCGCAAGGCGGGTTTCTCGGCGGTTGCGCTCGAAGAGGGCGCCGACGTCGGCGGCACCTGGTACTGGAATCGCTATCCCGGCGCACGCTGCGACATCCAGACCATCGACTACAGCTACACGTTCGATCCCGAGCTCGATCAGGCCTGGACCTGGTCGGAGAAATACGCCACCCAGCCGGAAATCCTGCGCTATCTCGGCTTCGTCGCCGACCGCTACGATCTGCGTCGCGACATCAGGTTCGGCACCAAAGTCACGCAGGCGACCTGGAACGATGCGACCGGACGCTGGCAGATCGCGACCAACAACGGCGCCAACGTCTCGTGCCGCTACTACATCATGGCGACGGGCTGCCTGTCGTCGCCGAAGCCGCCGGAGATCGACGGCGTCAAGGACTTCAAGGGCGAGATCTATTTCACCGGCCGCTGGCCGCATCAGGGCGTCGATCTCAAGGGCAAGCGCGTTGCCGTGATCGGCACCGGATCGTCGGGCATTCAGTCGATTCCCTTGATCGCCGAGCAGGCCGCGCAACTCACCGTGTTCCAGCGCACGCCGAACTTCGCGCTGCCTGCGGGCAACGGCCCGGCGCCGGAGGATCGCAAGACCTATTTCGAGAGCGACCGCGCCGCCTATCGCGAGCAGGCGCGCTGGTCGATGGCCGGCGTGCCCTATCCGCAGCAGACCGTGGTGAGCTGGCAACTGAGCGATGCCGAACGCCGCGAGCGGTTCGAGAAGGCGTGGGCGGCGGGCGACCTTGTCCACATCCTGACCCAGCTCTGGGCCGACCAGGCCGTCGATGTCGACGGCAACAGACTGGTCGCCGATCTGATCCGCGAGAAGATCGGCGCCGTGGTCAAGGATCCGGAGACGGCGGCGGCGCTTGCCCCGCATGATCATCCGTTCGGCGCCAAGCGTCCGTGCCTCGATACCAATTACTACGCGACCTACAACCGTCCGAACGTGACGCTGGTGAATTTGCGGCAGGAGCCGATCAAGGCGATCACCGCCAGCGGCATCTCGACCGACAAGCGCAGCTTCGATGTCGACGTCATCGTGTTCGCCACCGGTTTCGACGCGATGACCGGCGCCATCATGGCGGTGCATCCGATCTCCGGCCGTGGCGGCAAGTCGCTGTCGGACGTCTGGGCGCATGGACCGCAGACCTATCTCGGCGTCACCGTCGCGGGCTTCCCCAATCTGTTCATGATCACCGGTCCCGGCAGCCCGTCGGTGCTGTCGAACATGGCTGTCTCGATCGAGCAGCATGTCGATTGGGTGGTGGAACGGATCGCCGCGCTTCGCGACGCCGGCTTCACCACGATGGAAGCGACAGAGACCGCGCAAGCCGGCTGGGAACGGCACATGGCCGACTGCGCGACGCTGACGCTGCACCGGCTCGCCAATACCTGGTACACGGGCGCCAACGTACCCGGCAAGCCGCAAGGCGTGATGCCTTATACGGGCGGCGTCGGTCCGTATCGCAGCATCTGCAACGAGGTGGTCGGCCGCGGCATGCTCGGCTTCAAGCTCTCGGGTCCCGGCGTTGCCGAGCAATGCAATGACGGCGAGGTCGTGCGCTTGCAGCCGGATGTGCGGCTGGTGCTGAACCTGCTCGGCGAGATGAATCTGCCGCCGCTCGAGACGATGGGGGCGCAGGGCACGCGCGACTTCCTCACCGAGTTCAACAAGGGGCGTCCTGCCGGCCGCCCGGTCGGCGAGGTCGGCAGCGGCATGCTGCAGGGCGCGGACGGTCCGCTGCCGTACAAGCTCTACCGGCCGGCGACGCCGGGGCCGCATCCGATCGCGGTGTATTTCCACGGCGGCGGCTGGGTGCTCGGCGACGAGATGTCGGACGATCCGTTCTGCCGCGACCTGTGCCGTCGCACCGGCATGATCATCGTCAGCGTCGGCTATCGCCACGCGCCCGAGCATCGCTTCCCGGCCGCGGCCGAGGACGGCTATGCAGCGGCGCGCTGGATCGCGGCCCACACCGCCGAGCTCGGCGGCAGGGCAGGGCCGCTGCTGGTCGCCGGCTGGAGCGCCGGCGGCAACATCGCGGCCGTCACCTGCCAGCTCGCGCGCGATCGCGGCGGGCCCGAGATCGCGGGCCAGCTCCTGATCTGTCCGGTCACCGACTCCACATTCGACCGGCCGTCCTATGTCGACAACGCGACCGGCTATTTCCTGACCCGCGGGCTGATGTACTGGTTCTGGGACCTGTACTGCTCGCCGGCCGACCGCACCGACCCGCGCGTCGCGCCGCTGCGCGGCAAGCTCGAAGGCCTGCCGCCGGCGTTCATCGCGACCAGCGAGTTCGACCCGCTGCGCGACGAGGGCATCGCCTATGGCGACGCGCTCGCCAAGGCTGGCGTCAAGGTCGAGCAGCTCAAGGCGCAGGGCCACTTCCACTCGTCGTTCGTGATGGTCGACGTCATCATCACCGGCGTCAGCGGCCGCGTGAAGATGGCGAAGGCGCTGCGGCGCTTCGCCGGCCTGCCCGAGGAGATCGAGCAGGACAACGTTGCGACGCCGGAGGTCAACGCGGCGGCGAACTAG